In Zalophus californianus isolate mZalCal1 chromosome 4, mZalCal1.pri.v2, whole genome shotgun sequence, the following proteins share a genomic window:
- the LOC113934450 gene encoding thymosin beta-4 → MSDKPDMAEIEKFDKSKLKKTETQEKNPLPSKETIEQEKQAGES, encoded by the coding sequence ATGTCTGACAAACCCGATATGGCTGAGATTGAGAAATTCGATAAGtcgaaattgaagaagacagaaacgCAAGAGAAAAATCCACTGCCTTCAAAAGAAACGATTGAACAGGAGAAGCAAGCCGGCGAATCGTAA